The Streptomyces sp. Je 1-332 genome has a window encoding:
- a CDS encoding Stp1/IreP family PP2C-type Ser/Thr phosphatase, which translates to MGTVRMYPEPTGEVRMSLSLRFAAGSHKGMIREGNEDSGYAGPRLLAIADGMGGQAAGEVASSEVISTLVTLDDDVPGSDILTSLGTAVQRANDQLRLMVEEDPQLEGMGTTLTALLWTGQRLGLVHVGDSRAYLLRDGVLTQITQDHTWVQRLVDEGRITEEEATTHPQRSLLMRALGSGEHVEPDLSIREVRAGDRYLICSDGLSGVVSHQTMEDTLASYQGPQETVQELIQLALRGGGPDNITVIVADVLDIDSGDTLAGQLSDTPVVVGAVAENQLQAQDDGAMQTPAGRASGLGRPVPPQPSGGGFGPPGSGDTASYAPEGSFGAYSDEDFVKPGGGRKWLKRSLYTVLALAVIGGGLYGGYRWTQTQYYVGTNDENVALYRGIDQDLAWVSLSKVEENHPEIELKYLPPYQRKQVEGTIPEGNLDDAKSKIEELGLQASACEKDAERREAERENAKPGEGEAGGTTGLSAKAPTDNPTDPADKNDPNNPSDSTDEKNSSTDKNKSKTAPTPTPGPSLSEDEEKLVPLCGKQ; encoded by the coding sequence GTGGGCACCGTGCGGATGTACCCGGAGCCGACGGGCGAGGTGCGCATGAGTCTGTCTTTGCGCTTCGCCGCCGGATCGCACAAAGGCATGATCCGGGAGGGGAACGAGGACTCCGGTTACGCCGGTCCGCGTCTCCTCGCGATCGCCGACGGCATGGGGGGCCAGGCCGCGGGTGAGGTGGCGAGCTCCGAGGTGATCTCGACGCTCGTCACCCTCGACGACGACGTGCCGGGGTCGGACATCCTCACGTCGCTCGGCACGGCCGTGCAGCGCGCCAACGACCAGCTGCGCCTGATGGTCGAGGAGGACCCCCAGCTCGAGGGCATGGGGACGACCTTGACCGCGCTGCTGTGGACGGGACAGCGCCTCGGTCTCGTACACGTGGGCGACTCGCGCGCCTATCTCCTGCGGGACGGCGTCCTCACGCAGATCACCCAGGACCACACCTGGGTGCAGCGCCTGGTCGACGAGGGCCGGATCACCGAAGAGGAAGCCACCACCCACCCGCAGCGCTCCTTGCTGATGCGCGCCCTTGGAAGTGGTGAGCATGTCGAGCCGGACCTCTCCATCCGCGAGGTCCGCGCCGGTGACCGGTACTTGATCTGCTCCGACGGTCTCTCCGGCGTCGTCTCCCACCAGACGATGGAGGACACCCTCGCGAGCTACCAGGGCCCCCAGGAGACCGTGCAGGAGCTCATCCAGCTCGCGCTGCGCGGCGGCGGCCCCGACAACATCACGGTGATCGTCGCCGATGTCCTGGACATCGACAGCGGCGACACCCTCGCGGGCCAGCTCTCCGACACCCCGGTGGTCGTCGGCGCGGTCGCGGAGAACCAGCTCCAGGCGCAGGACGACGGCGCCATGCAGACCCCCGCGGGCCGCGCTTCCGGTCTCGGCCGCCCCGTGCCGCCGCAGCCCTCCGGAGGCGGCTTCGGGCCGCCCGGCAGCGGCGACACGGCGAGTTACGCCCCCGAGGGGAGCTTCGGCGCGTACAGCGACGAGGACTTCGTGAAGCCCGGCGGCGGCCGCAAGTGGCTCAAGAGATCGCTCTACACCGTGCTCGCCCTGGCGGTCATCGGCGGCGGCCTGTACGGCGGCTACCGCTGGACCCAGACCCAGTACTACGTGGGCACGAACGACGAGAACGTCGCCCTGTACCGCGGCATCGACCAGGACCTGGCGTGGGTCAGCCTGTCGAAGGTCGAGGAGAACCACCCCGAGATCGAACTCAAGTACCTGCCGCCGTACCAGCGCAAGCAGGTCGAGGGGACGATCCCCGAGGGGAATCTCGACGACGCCAAGAGCAAGATCGAGGAGCTCGGCCTGCAGGCATCCGCCTGTGAGAAGGACGCCGAGCGCCGCGAGGCCGAGCGCGAGAACGCCAAGCCGGGCGAGGGTGAGGCGGGCGGCACGACCGGCCTTTCGGCCAAGGCGCCCACCGACAATCCGACCGACCCGGCGGACAAGAACGACCCGAACAACCCGAGCGACTCGACCGACGAGAAGAACAGCTCGACCGACAAGAACAAGTCCAAGACCGCACCGACTCCCACACCCGGCCCCAGCCTCTCCGAGGACGAGGAGAAGCTGGTCCCACTGTGCGGTAAGCAGTAA
- a CDS encoding ArsR family transcriptional regulator: MATFNIPPALTDPPPPLAEPAVEELRLEVVMGALSDPLRMGIVRKLLLDSEDFDHSCGWFGLARPKSSLTHHFRALRDAGLTRQRQYGLERRSQVRIDDLNARFPGLLDLVAAWQPAEGAESGGA, from the coding sequence ATGGCCACGTTCAACATCCCGCCCGCCCTCACCGATCCGCCCCCGCCTCTCGCTGAACCGGCGGTCGAAGAGCTGCGCCTCGAGGTCGTGATGGGGGCGCTGAGCGATCCGCTGCGGATGGGGATCGTCCGCAAGCTCCTCCTCGACTCCGAGGACTTCGACCACTCCTGCGGCTGGTTCGGCCTTGCCCGGCCGAAGTCCTCACTCACCCATCACTTCCGCGCACTCCGGGACGCGGGCCTCACCCGGCAGCGCCAGTACGGACTGGAACGCCGCAGCCAGGTACGGATCGACGATCTCAACGCACGTTTTCCCGGGCTGCTCGACCTGGTGGCCGCATGGCAGCCGGCGGAGGGCGCAGAGAGCGGCGGTGCGTAG
- a CDS encoding MFS transporter, whose protein sequence is MWLAAWPVTAVFVLSNAATPLYVLWQRDIGFSKGMLTVIFAWYIVGLIASLLVSGVVSDRVGRKPVLLPAMALAAVACLIFATASSVVALIIARLFTGIAVGAVVSAGMAAVSDVAGPARKRLGALLASCAMVLGAGLGPLLAGVLSETAPAPTVTVFVVEIVLLAAAFMAVLRMPLPRKSRSAKGVTEGALDGAATAGAPTRKASWLRVPAVPRGNGSQLLLGIAVFAPGITATSFVLSLGPSLLSGLLGTTSRIVAGAMAFVMFLAATGVQFAVQKLRVRTILLAGAMSTTVGMAALMAAVHTSSVGLLIAAALLAGAGQGTGQLGGLSLLNAVVPSQRLAEANAALNVGGYVPAGILPVAAGFLSDAVGLTSGATIFGIALVAMAVSGGLVVLARRQATEPA, encoded by the coding sequence ATCTGGCTGGCCGCGTGGCCCGTCACCGCCGTCTTCGTCCTCTCCAACGCGGCGACACCGCTGTACGTGCTCTGGCAGCGTGACATCGGCTTCTCCAAGGGCATGCTGACCGTGATCTTCGCCTGGTACATCGTGGGGTTGATCGCTTCGCTGCTGGTCTCGGGAGTGGTCTCGGACCGCGTAGGACGCAAGCCCGTCCTGCTTCCCGCCATGGCGCTCGCCGCGGTGGCCTGCCTGATCTTCGCGACCGCGTCGTCAGTGGTCGCCCTGATCATCGCCAGGCTGTTCACCGGTATCGCGGTCGGAGCCGTGGTCTCCGCGGGCATGGCGGCGGTCTCGGATGTGGCAGGCCCGGCTCGTAAGCGGCTCGGCGCCCTGCTCGCGTCGTGCGCCATGGTCCTGGGCGCGGGCCTCGGCCCGCTCCTGGCCGGCGTGCTCTCAGAGACGGCCCCCGCGCCGACCGTGACGGTCTTCGTGGTGGAGATCGTCCTCCTCGCTGCGGCGTTCATGGCCGTCCTGCGCATGCCGCTGCCGAGGAAGTCCCGCTCCGCCAAGGGCGTCACCGAGGGTGCCCTCGATGGCGCCGCCACGGCCGGGGCGCCCACCCGGAAGGCATCCTGGCTCCGCGTCCCGGCAGTCCCGCGCGGCAACGGCAGCCAACTCCTCCTCGGCATCGCCGTGTTCGCCCCCGGCATCACCGCGACATCGTTCGTGCTGTCGCTGGGCCCCTCCCTGCTCTCCGGTCTCCTCGGCACCACCAGCCGCATCGTCGCCGGAGCCATGGCCTTCGTGATGTTCCTGGCCGCGACCGGGGTCCAGTTCGCGGTACAGAAGCTGCGGGTACGCACCATCCTGCTCGCCGGTGCGATGAGTACGACGGTCGGCATGGCCGCCCTGATGGCCGCCGTGCACACCTCGTCGGTCGGACTGCTGATCGCCGCTGCCCTGCTCGCGGGGGCCGGCCAGGGCACGGGCCAACTCGGCGGGCTCTCCCTGCTCAACGCCGTGGTGCCCTCGCAACGGCTGGCCGAGGCCAACGCGGCGCTCAATGTCGGGGGTTACGTGCCGGCCGGCATCCTCCCGGTCGCAGCCGGGTTCCTCAGCGACGCGGTCGGCCTGACCAGCGGCGCGACAATCTTCGGCATCGCCCTGGTGGCCATGGCGGTCTCCGGCGGCCTGGTGGTACTGGCCCGCCGCCAGGCCACCGAACCCGCATAG
- a CDS encoding DUF3662 and FHA domain-containing protein, translated as MGVMKKFEQRLEGLVNGTFAKVFKSEVQPVEIAGALQRECDNNATIWNRERTVVPNDFIVELSAPDFERLSPYSGQLGDELSGMVREYAKQQRYSFMGPIKVHLEKAEDLDTGLYRVRSRTLASSTSQSPERAPAAPTGPAGAGHSPARPPAGGGGGYGYPQPAQPAGPPPMPTAPPPGGHAGGPAPVPSRPQGPGAGPLPGGQVRRWIEINGNRHQISRPTLVLGRSTDADVRIDDPGVSRRHCEIRTGTPSTIQDLGSTNGIVVDGQHTTRATLRDGSRIVVGQTTIVYRQAEG; from the coding sequence ATGGGAGTCATGAAGAAGTTCGAGCAGCGACTCGAAGGTCTCGTCAACGGCACCTTCGCCAAGGTGTTCAAGTCCGAGGTCCAGCCCGTCGAGATCGCCGGCGCCCTGCAGCGCGAGTGCGACAACAACGCGACGATCTGGAACCGCGAGCGGACCGTCGTCCCCAACGACTTCATCGTGGAGCTCAGCGCGCCCGACTTCGAGCGGCTGAGCCCCTACTCGGGACAGCTCGGCGACGAGCTGTCCGGGATGGTGCGCGAGTACGCCAAGCAGCAGCGGTACAGCTTCATGGGCCCCATCAAGGTCCATCTGGAGAAGGCCGAGGATCTCGACACGGGTCTGTACCGGGTGCGCAGCCGCACGCTCGCGTCCAGCACCTCGCAGAGCCCCGAGCGCGCCCCGGCAGCCCCCACGGGCCCCGCGGGCGCCGGCCACAGCCCCGCCAGGCCCCCCGCGGGCGGAGGCGGTGGCTACGGCTATCCACAGCCCGCCCAGCCCGCAGGCCCTCCCCCCATGCCCACGGCGCCGCCCCCGGGTGGCCACGCGGGCGGGCCGGCACCGGTGCCGAGCCGTCCTCAGGGGCCCGGCGCGGGACCTCTTCCGGGTGGGCAGGTGCGGCGCTGGATCGAGATCAACGGCAATCGCCATCAGATCTCCCGCCCGACGCTGGTGCTGGGACGCAGCACCGACGCCGATGTGCGGATCGACGACCCCGGCGTATCGCGCCGGCACTGTGAGATCCGGACCGGAACGCCCTCGACGATCCAGGATCTCGGGTCTACCAACGGCATCGTGGTAGACGGGCAGCACACCACCCGCGCTACGCTCCGCGACGGCTCGCGGATCGTCGTGGGCCAAACCACCATCGTTTACCGGCAAGCCGAAGGGTGA
- a CDS encoding FHA domain-containing protein: MSELTLTVMRLGFLAVLWLFVIVAVQVIRSDLFGTRVTQRGSRRENARPQQSARQQQQAAATPPPQRQQQGGGRQRRGAPSKLVVSEGILAGTTVALQGQTITLGRAHDSTIVLDDDYASSRHARIYPDRDGQWIVEDLGSTNGTYLDRTRLTTPTPVPLGAPIRIGKTVIELRK; encoded by the coding sequence ATGTCAGAGCTGACCCTGACGGTCATGCGGCTGGGTTTCCTAGCCGTTCTGTGGCTGTTCGTGATCGTGGCCGTCCAGGTCATCCGCAGCGACCTGTTCGGTACGCGCGTCACACAGCGCGGCTCGCGCCGTGAGAACGCGCGACCGCAGCAGTCCGCACGCCAGCAACAGCAGGCGGCCGCCACACCGCCTCCCCAGCGCCAGCAGCAGGGCGGCGGCCGGCAGCGCCGTGGCGCCCCCAGCAAGCTGGTCGTGTCCGAAGGGATCCTCGCGGGCACGACGGTCGCCCTGCAGGGCCAGACGATCACGCTGGGCCGTGCGCACGATTCGACGATCGTCCTGGACGACGACTACGCGTCCAGCAGGCATGCCAGGATCTACCCGGACCGTGACGGCCAGTGGATCGTCGAGGATCTCGGGTCCACCAACGGCACGTATCTCGACCGGACCCGACTCACCACCCCGACGCCCGTTCCGCTGGGCGCGCCGATCCGCATCGGCAAGACCGTCATCGAGCTGCGGAAGTAG
- a CDS encoding FtsW/RodA/SpoVE family cell cycle protein translates to MSSSTTHTSTIGAIGAPSRRNTELALLAFAVVIPLFAYINVGLAIDGELPPGMLGYGCGIGLLAAVGHIVVRKFAPYADPLLLPLATLLNGLGLVVIWRLDQSEKLQALAKAATGSFSPSAPKQLMYSAIGIALFVGVLLLLKDHRVLQRYTYISMVAALVLLLLPLVPGLGMNVFGARIWISVGGFSIQPGEFAKIVIAIFFAGYLMVKRDALALASRRFMGIYLPRGRDLGPIIVVWAMSILILVFETDLGTSLLFFGMFVVMLYVATERTSWIVFGLVMSSVGAVGVATFEPHVQERVDAWLNPFSDAVIASTGSDQIAQSLMAFGSGGVLGTGLGQGHSDLIGFAANSDFILATFGEELGLAGVMAILMIYGLIVERGVRTALAARDPFGKLLAIGLSGAFAIQVFVVSGGVMGLIPLTGMTMPFLANGGSSVIANWALIGILIRISDTARRPAPAPAPNPDAEMTQVVRP, encoded by the coding sequence ATGAGCAGTAGCACTACACACACGTCGACCATCGGCGCGATCGGAGCGCCGAGCAGGCGCAACACCGAGCTCGCGCTCCTCGCGTTCGCCGTCGTCATCCCGCTGTTCGCCTACATCAACGTGGGCCTTGCGATCGACGGCGAACTGCCGCCCGGCATGCTCGGCTACGGCTGTGGCATCGGGCTGCTCGCTGCCGTCGGCCACATCGTGGTGCGCAAGTTCGCGCCCTACGCGGACCCGCTGCTGCTGCCGCTCGCGACGCTGCTCAACGGCCTCGGTCTGGTGGTCATCTGGCGCCTGGACCAGTCGGAGAAACTGCAGGCCCTCGCCAAGGCGGCAACCGGTTCCTTCAGCCCTTCGGCGCCGAAGCAGCTGATGTACTCGGCCATCGGCATCGCGCTCTTCGTGGGCGTGCTGCTGCTGCTCAAGGACCACCGCGTCCTGCAGCGCTACACGTACATCTCCATGGTCGCCGCACTCGTCCTGCTGCTTCTGCCGCTCGTGCCGGGTCTGGGCATGAACGTCTTCGGCGCAAGGATCTGGATCAGCGTCGGCGGATTCTCCATCCAGCCCGGTGAGTTCGCGAAGATCGTCATCGCGATCTTCTTCGCGGGTTATCTCATGGTGAAACGCGACGCGCTCGCCCTGGCCAGCCGCCGCTTCATGGGCATCTACCTGCCGCGTGGCCGTGACCTCGGTCCGATCATCGTGGTCTGGGCGATGTCCATCCTGATCCTGGTCTTCGAGACCGACCTCGGTACGTCACTGCTGTTCTTCGGCATGTTCGTCGTGATGCTGTACGTCGCCACGGAGCGCACCAGCTGGATCGTGTTCGGTCTGGTGATGTCCTCGGTCGGCGCCGTGGGCGTGGCCACGTTCGAGCCGCACGTGCAGGAGCGTGTGGACGCCTGGCTGAACCCCTTCTCCGACGCCGTCATCGCCTCGACGGGCAGTGACCAGATCGCCCAGTCCCTGATGGCGTTCGGCTCGGGCGGCGTACTCGGCACCGGCCTCGGCCAGGGCCACTCCGACCTGATCGGCTTCGCCGCCAACTCCGACTTCATCCTCGCCACCTTCGGCGAGGAGCTGGGTCTCGCCGGCGTCATGGCGATCCTGATGATCTACGGGCTGATCGTGGAGCGCGGTGTACGCACCGCGCTCGCCGCCCGCGACCCGTTCGGCAAGCTTCTGGCGATCGGCCTGTCCGGCGCCTTCGCGATCCAGGTGTTCGTCGTCTCCGGCGGCGTCATGGGCCTGATCCCGCTGACCGGTATGACCATGCCGTTCCTCGCGAACGGCGGTTCCTCCGTGATCGCCAACTGGGCGCTGATCGGGATCCTCATCCGCATCAGCGACACCGCCCGCCGCCCGGCACCGGCTCCCGCC